The proteins below come from a single Argentina anserina chromosome 1, drPotAnse1.1, whole genome shotgun sequence genomic window:
- the LOC126795726 gene encoding uncharacterized protein LOC126795726, which yields MASAYSSSSVYTCTECGANLNLNAAYLYPPDVYFEAGNKNTLSFSGIDTTKFRFEKEDKIRPFWETRNYWGIQRTRTKIKCNGCGRLVGHVYDDGPPMMEGNGQFGFGPSQVIPRAARYRFKIKALRVASQT from the coding sequence ATGGCTTCAGCTTATTCTTCATCTTCGGTCTACACCTGCACGGAGTGCGGAGCCAACCTGAACCTGAACGCCGCCTATCTCTACCCGCCGGACGTTTACTTCGAGGCCGGAAACAAGAACACGCTGTCGTTTTCGGGGATCGACACGACCAAGTTTAGGTTCGAAAAGGAGGACAAGATCAGGCCCTTTTGGGAGACCCGAAACTATTGGGGGATCCAACGGACGAGGACCAAGATCAAGTGCAACGGGTGCGGGCGGCTGGTCGGACACGTGTACGACGATGGGCCGCCGATGATGGAGGGGAACGGGCAGTTTGGGTTTGGGCCCAGCCAGGTTATTCCCAGGGCGGCTAGGTACAGGTTCAAGATCAAGGCCTTGAGGGTTGCTTCTCAAACATAG
- the LOC126795698 gene encoding uncharacterized protein LOC126795698 — MKMKQMEQESAKCCVKRKQMSSSPSPPPPPPPFARFLAKKSVVESVTKREIARFWRQKRINEEEHLLAAIKAAARIRARKLSEEDYRSFEESLNDDDNDGKDSDAAFKENENNAEIRVGVKDWWTKSKYAYLNQPDMDSKEPPKRRSSTFVPNCFSYKPTPLYPTSLGVF, encoded by the exons atgaagatgaagcaaATGGAGCAGGAAAGTGCAAAGTGCTGCGTCAAGAGAAAACAGATGAGTTCATCACCATCACCGCCGCCTCCGCCACCACCATTCGCAAGATTCTTGGCTAAGAAGAGTGTTGTTGAGAGTGTGACAAAGCGAGAAATCGCCAGGTTTTGGAGGCAGAAGCGCATTAATGAGGAGGAGCACCTCCTTGCAGCGATCAAGGCTGCAGCACGCATTAGAGCTCGCAAACTCTCG GAGGAAGACTACAGATCTTTTGAGGAGTCCTTGAATGATGATGACAATGATGGCAAGGATAGTGACGCCGCATTCAAAGAGAATGAGAACAATGCTGAAATCCGTGTTGGAGTAAAGGACTG GTGGACAAAAAGCAAGTATGCATACTTAAACCAGCCAGATATGGATTCCAAGGAGCCTCCGAAAAGGCGTAGCTCCACATTTGTTCCTAATTGTTTCTCCTATAAGCCAACTCCTCTGTACCCAACATCTCTTGGTGTCTTTTAA
- the LOC126797548 gene encoding probable prolyl 4-hydroxylase 10: MAVKPRHGRVGGRKTATSSSTLVLTLLVMFTFVILILLALGILSVPSGSSGDSPKANDLSSIVRNSAERSPGDDRSKEQWVEVISWEPRAFVYHNFLTQQECNYLIDLAKPHMEKSTVVDSETGKSKDSRVRTSSGTFLARGRDKIIRNIEKKIANFTFLPVEHGEGLQVLHYEVGQKYEPHFDYFQDEFNTKNGGQRIATVLMYLSDVEEGGETVFPNAKGNISSVPWWDELSECGKKGLSVKPKMGDALLFWSMNPDATLDPSSLHGGCPVIRGNKWSSTKWIRVDEYKV, encoded by the exons ATGGCCGTTAAGCCCAGGCACGGCCGCGTCGGCGGTCGCAAAACGGCGACGTCGTCCTCGACTCTGGTCCTCACTTTGCTCGTCATGTTCACCTTCGTCATTCTCATCCTCCTCGCTCTCGGAATCCTCTCTGTCCCGAGCGGCTCCTCCGGCGACTCGCCCAAGGCCAACGATCTCAGCTCGATTGTGCGCAACAGCGCCGAGAG GAGTCCGGGAGATGATCGGAGCAAGGAGCAGTGGGTTGAAGTCATCTCGTGGGAGCCTAGAGCTTTTGTTTATCACAATTTCTTG ACACAGCAGGAATGTAATTATCTAATCGACCTAGCCAAGCCTCATATGGAGAAGTCGACAGTGGTCGACAGTGAAACTGGAAAGAGCAAAGACAGCAG GGTTCGTACAAGCTCTGGGACATTTTTGGCTAGAGGACGGGATAAGATTATTAGGAACATTGAGAAAAAGATTGCTAATTTCACCTTTCTACCTGTTG AGCACGGGGAGGGACTTCAAGTTCTCCACTATGAAGTTGGACAGAAGTATGAGCCTCACTTTGACTATTTTCAGGATGAATTTAACACTAAAAATGGAGGTCAACGTATTGCTACAGTTCTGATGTATCT CTCAGATGTTGAAGAAGGGGGTGAGACCGTATTCCCTAATGCCAAAGGGAACATAAGTTCTGTGCCTTGGTGGGATGAGCTATCCGAATGTGGGAAAAAAGGACTTTCGGTTAAACCTAAGATGGGAGATGCATTGCTTTTCTGGAGCATGAATCCTGATGCAACTTTAGATCCTTCCAGTTTGCATG GTGGATGCCCTGTAATCAGGGGGAATAAATGGTCGTCTACTAAATGGATTCGTGTGGACGAGTACAAAGTCTAA